Within the Fischerella sp. PCC 9605 genome, the region GTACGGTAATCACTGCTTGAGTTACTGATTCACCTAAAAAGTTTTCCGCATCCTGTTTGAGTTTTTGCAGAATCATCGCGGAAATTTCTTGCGGTGTGTAGTTACGTCCGCGAATTTGAACATCAACGGTATCATCTCGACCTTTGACACAGTTATAGGGTACGCGAGTGCGTTCTGTTTCGGTGTCATCCCAACGACGACCGATAAATCGCTTGATACTGTAGATTGTGTTCTCAGCATTAGTTACAGCTTGGCGCTTTGCCAGCGAACCGACTAAGCGCTCACCGCCTTTGCCAAAACCTACAATACTAGGTGTGGTTCGTCCGCCTTCTGAATTGGCGATAACGATAGGTTGACCACCTTCCAAAACTGCGACGCAACTATTGGTAGTGCCTAAGTCGATCCCAATAACTTTTCCCATGTGTACGAGTATTTTTACTGAGTAATTATTTACCGAAGTATAAGCGGTATCTGACGGAGGAAATTTTTCTGGGCGGTGTTTTGACGCTAGAAATTGTTTCTCCGTTAGCGTTTCCACTGGGGAAGGCTACTAAACTTCGGGCGTGAGTTTCGCGGACTACCTTGTTTACGTTTTTGAATGCGGTGCTGACCTTAGTTTTTCAGGCAGTTTTGGTCATAAATAGTCATTAGTCATTAGTTTTGGACTGTTAAACTTTTGATAAATGACATAGACGCGCTAGCGATGAGCCAGTGCGGTTTTGGGGAGACAGCGCGCTGCAAAGGGGAGGCAGCGTGTGTGGTCTTGGGGAGGCGCGTGTTCGGGTAGGGATTCTCCTGTGTCCGAACTTTAAGCGCCGTCGCCGTGGTTCACCCCATGTAGACGCCCTCCGGGCGGTGATTCAGCGCGCACTTATAGGGGGTTCTCCCCCATGTAGACGCGCGCAGCGCGGTGAGACTAGCCCCCGTCTTGGTGAAACCACTTGCCGTCTTGGCTTCTGCCGAGATGGCAACGTGGCGAACCCGAAGGGCTTGGTGCCAGATGGGGGACTGGCGTAGACGCCCTAGGGTACAGGGTAGGACAAATGACAAAAACTTAGTAGCTTTTTAACTATTTTCTGGAGGAGACTGATTTTCCTCTGAAGACGGCATATCTTCTTTCGGAGCAGCCACCTTAACCATTGCATGGCGCAGCACGCGATCGCCCAAGTAATATCCGCGTACTAACTCTTCTAACACTGTTCCTTCAGGATATTCATCAGTATGTTCCCGCATTACTGCTTCGTGCAGGTTGGGATCGAATGGTTGACCTTCAGGACGCATCGGCGATACACCCAAACGCTTCAGGCAATCTACTAATTGTTTGTAAACACCTTGATAACTTTTGTGAATTGCCATTTCCCCATCGTTTTGGGGTTTAATTTGCGCTCGCGCCCGCTCGAAATTATCGACTACTGGTAGTAATTCAGTAATCGCATTCCGCTTCATCTGTACTTCTAAATCTTCTTTTTCTTTGATCGTACGTTTGCGGTAATTCTCAAAATCCGCCGCGATCCGCATATATTGAGTGTTACGCTCTTCTAGCTGCGCTTTGAGAGACTCAATTTGTTGACTCATTTGTGCTATGGCAGCTGTGTCAACTGCTTGTGTCTCTGTGGCAGCAACCCCATTGTCCTGACTGGGCGTAACTGTTTCTTCGGGTACGCTAGTTTGGGCTGCCACTTGCTCTGTTACCTCGCTGCCAGGTTCGTTAACATTCATTGGAACTGGGGAGTCACTGTTCATTGCTTGCTTGACCTCTGTTGGTTCACCCAATTGCTTGCTAGTATTGTTTACCTGTTTATCTTCGTCCATCATTATGTACTATGTACTCATCCCAGATGCTGAATACGGCAAATCACCTTCATGTTGCAGCCATTGAATCTGTGAGGCAGATAGCCTTTGGACTTCTTACAGAAGTTGGGACAAGGTTAAAGGCATTGGAAAACTCATTTCCTTTTACCCTTATCCCACCGTCTTGCAAAAGCTGCTTTTGCAAAAGGTCTATTTTTGCCAGCCAAAAATAGGCGTATTTTGTTGCCAACATTTGCTGGAAGTAATGTCACCGTCATCTATTTTGACAAATGCTGAGCGCCTTAGCGCAGACGCATATATCTTGCGGTAATTTAGGCTCCTTTTGTTTGGGCGATCGCGGTTGTTTTCTAGTCTTAAGTCCTGTGATATCAACTGTTTTCAGTATATTCACTCAAATATATTTAATCTTTTTATCAATAGGTTATTTTCTTAATTCCTCTTCCTCACAGCTATGGGGAAGTAATTTATTGCCGCAACTGGTTGACTCGATTTTAATTAAGTGAATATGTAAATTCTCACTCTCAGCTTGGGAATACTCTAATCAGAGGTTTCCGCTATGTATCGCTGATTTATGACTTACTCGTCACCACAACGGCGTAGTACCGCTCTCTCCACTAGAACAGAATTTTCGCCCTTCGGCAATAAGCTTGTACAATCTGGCTTTGTTAATAGCGACCAGATGAGACAAGCCCTGATTGAAAGCCGCAAGTCAGGCAGACCTTTGACCGAAGTACTCGAATCAATATCGGGGCGACAATTATCACCAGAGTTACTTAGACAGTACAAGAAGCAGCAGTTATTTGAACTTAAAATACTTTACGGTGTTGAATTCCTCGATCCGGAAATTAGCCCAGTAGGCAACACAACGGTAGCCAATCTAATTGATACGCTAATCCCAGTAGATATATGCCGTCGTCACCGCCTAGTACCACTGACAAAACATGAAGACCAAAACCCACCCTCAGTTTTGGTGGCGATGGTCGATCCAGATAATCTAGAAGCTTCGGATGACCTGAATCGCATCTTGCGCCCCCAAGGCTTGGCATTGCAGCGTATGGTAATTACTCAGGAAGATTACCAGCAGCTGATCAACTCATACTTGGATGATTTGGCTGTTCGCCAAAAGCATATAGAACAAGAAAAATTTACTGATATCAATCAAGATTTAGAAAATCTAGAAAATCTCAACTTAGACGACGCCCCAGAAGAAGCTGAGGCTGACTTGGGGGCGGCGATGAAGGGTGCAGAAGATGCCCCTGTGATCAATCTGGTTAACAGAATCCTGGCAAAAGCACTGCATGAGAAGGTTTCTGATATTCATATCGAACCCCAAGAAGAAAACCTCCGCATTCGCTTTCGCAAGGATGGGGTGTTGCGTGAGGCTTTTGACCCTCTGCCGAAAAAAATCATTCCTGCCGTTACCGCTCGGTTTAAGATTATCGCCAACCTAGATATTGCTGAACGGCGTTTACCCCAAGATGGACGCATCAGACGGATGTTCGAGGGGCGTAAGGTGGACTTCCGCGTTAATACCTTGCCCAGTCGCTACGGGGAAAAGGTAGTACTGCGGATTTTGGATAACTCTGCAACCCAACTCGGTTTGGATAAGTTAATCACTGATCCAGAGACTTTGCAGATTGTCCAGGAAATGGTCAGTCGTCCTTTTGGTCTAATTTTGGTAACAGGGCCTACAGGTTCTGGTAAAACAACATCTCTGTATTCAGCACTGGCAGAAAGAAACGATCCTGGAATTAATATCAGTACTGTAGAAGATCCGATCGAGTACAGCTTACCGGGAATTACTCAAGTACAGGTAATTCGGGAAAAAGGGTTAGATTTTGCGACTGCTTTGCGGGCTTTCTTGCGGCAAGACCCAGATGTGCTGCTGGTAGGTGAGACACGAGACAAGGAAACGGCAAAAACAGCCATTGAAGCGGCATTAACAGGACATTTAGTCTTAACTACATTGCACACCAATGATGCGCCTGGTGCGATCGCTCGTTTGGGAGAAATGGGCATTGAACCTTTCATGATTTCTAGTTCACTGATCGGCGTTTTAGCACAGCGTTTGGTGCGGCGTGTATGTCCTGAGTGTCGTATTCCCTATACTCCCAGTGTGGAAGAACTTGCTCGTTATGGTTTGTCAGCTTCGCAAGAAGTAGGAGTAACTTTCTACAAAGCCAACACTCTCACTACAGAGCAAATTCAAGAAGCCAAAGGCGGCAAAGGTCATGTCTGTCCAACTTGTAATGGCGTGGGCTACAAAGGACGTTGCGGTGTTTATGAGGTAATGCGAATTAGCGAAAATCTGCAAACCCTCATTAATGAAGAAGCACCAACAGAACGCATCAAAGAGGTAGCAGTCGAAGAGGGCATGAAAACCTTGCTGTCGTACAGCTTGGACTTAGTGCGCCAAGGTTCAACCACCCTAGAAGAAGTAGAACGAGTCACCTTCACAGATACAGGTTTAGAAGCTGAGTTGAAAGCCAAACGCAAGAGTAGTCTTACTTGCCGGACTTGTAATGCTGGATTGCAACCTGAGTGGTTGGATTGTCCGTATTGTATGACGCCTCGTTTTCAAGATTAGTCATTAGTCAAGAGTCAAGGGTCAAGAGTCAAGAGTCAAGAGTCAAGAGTTAATGGTCATTTTGATTGGGCATCTTGATACTCCTTTCAAAAACGCAAGTTCTGGAGTTCTCCAGCTTTGAGCTTTTGGAATTGTAAGAGTGTATCGGGAAGGTTAGGAAACAGATAAAGCCCGGTTGATTCATCCTTGCTAATGGCGATCGTTCCGTTATGAATGCGATCGTAGATCCAGTGGGGTGAAAGTTCTAAAGACTGGGCAACTTGAGGAACCGTAAGATAACCCGAAATCTCGCGGGGATGAGACTGGCTACGGTTTTGAAAAATATGATGTTTAAGCCGGATAGTTTTGACTGTACTGGGCAGGAGAGTTTTGCATAGTGGCGATCGATAACCTTGTGCCGTCAGTTGTTGAGCGATAACTTGGTCATCAATACTTTGTTGGCTCAAACTAACAACCTGAGTTTCCAATTCCTGGGCATTGGTGAGTTCAGCCAATGAACCAACTGGGATTGGCAGGTCAACATTAGTAGTGTCACCACCTTTCCAAATAATCCGAGTGCGAACTGTATCACGTGCAACACGATGAATGACGACCTTATCAATGAGGCAGCGTAGCAGAGATTTTTTTTGCACTTGTGTCAAGGTGCCACTGTGCCAAAGTTCAGGGAGCCTTTGTCCAATGTTAATAAAAGCAGTTTTGAGTTCTTTTGGTAGGTGATCTACTGTTTGAGGCTGCTGACGTTGAGCATAGTTTTCTTGGGCAAGTTTTAGTTCGCGTAAAGCGTTTTCCCAACGCTGTTCTAGTTCGGCCGCTACCAATCGGTTATCCGGGTCAACCCGGTTAAACTGTCTTTCTGCTAGTGCTACTTGATACTGTAAACGTTG harbors:
- the grpE gene encoding nucleotide exchange factor GrpE produces the protein MDEDKQVNNTSKQLGEPTEVKQAMNSDSPVPMNVNEPGSEVTEQVAAQTSVPEETVTPSQDNGVAATETQAVDTAAIAQMSQQIESLKAQLEERNTQYMRIAADFENYRKRTIKEKEDLEVQMKRNAITELLPVVDNFERARAQIKPQNDGEMAIHKSYQGVYKQLVDCLKRLGVSPMRPEGQPFDPNLHEAVMREHTDEYPEGTVLEELVRGYYLGDRVLRHAMVKVAAPKEDMPSSEENQSPPENS
- a CDS encoding GspE/PulE family protein, with amino-acid sequence MTYSSPQRRSTALSTRTEFSPFGNKLVQSGFVNSDQMRQALIESRKSGRPLTEVLESISGRQLSPELLRQYKKQQLFELKILYGVEFLDPEISPVGNTTVANLIDTLIPVDICRRHRLVPLTKHEDQNPPSVLVAMVDPDNLEASDDLNRILRPQGLALQRMVITQEDYQQLINSYLDDLAVRQKHIEQEKFTDINQDLENLENLNLDDAPEEAEADLGAAMKGAEDAPVINLVNRILAKALHEKVSDIHIEPQEENLRIRFRKDGVLREAFDPLPKKIIPAVTARFKIIANLDIAERRLPQDGRIRRMFEGRKVDFRVNTLPSRYGEKVVLRILDNSATQLGLDKLITDPETLQIVQEMVSRPFGLILVTGPTGSGKTTSLYSALAERNDPGINISTVEDPIEYSLPGITQVQVIREKGLDFATALRAFLRQDPDVLLVGETRDKETAKTAIEAALTGHLVLTTLHTNDAPGAIARLGEMGIEPFMISSSLIGVLAQRLVRRVCPECRIPYTPSVEELARYGLSASQEVGVTFYKANTLTTEQIQEAKGGKGHVCPTCNGVGYKGRCGVYEVMRISENLQTLINEEAPTERIKEVAVEEGMKTLLSYSLDLVRQGSTTLEEVERVTFTDTGLEAELKAKRKSSLTCRTCNAGLQPEWLDCPYCMTPRFQD